A region of Anaerosalibacter sp. Marseille-P3206 DNA encodes the following proteins:
- the ppsA gene encoding phosphoenolpyruvate synthase, whose protein sequence is MTKYNYIKWFDEIDKNDIPVVGGKGANLGEMTQKGVDVPPGFCVTAGAYKDFIKLAKLEDAIRGKIEGLDVEDSDELQIKAAEIRDLINSSEMPKEIKDEIEGAYEEFSKKVKTNNPEVAIRSSATAEDLPEASFAGQQDTYLHISGKEEVLNHARKCWASLWTARAIYYRTEQGFDHFDVALSVVVQKMVNSEKSGVMFTANPVNNNKSEIIINASWGLGEAVVSGSVTPDEYIVNKDDKSIDDKYISEKKLMIVKKKDGVGTVDVDVEEYLGYAKVNEQCLTDDEIIKLADYGLKIENLYGSHQDIEWGFDEDTKELYILQSRPITTLKSEEETKPVTEKNEELKMLVRGLPASPGVASGKVKNILDISEISRVEDGDVLVTVMTNPDMVPAMKRASAVVTDEGGRTCHAAIVSRELGIPCIVGAKTASETLKEGMEITVDASRGVVYDGIVLQEKQKDEKSEAAAGSAVVSEELLQQLAPVTATKIYMNLGEPSLIGRYKNLPFDGIGLMRTEFIFTNMVGAHPMYLVKTGQGQLLIDKMSEGIMTVAQEIYPRPMVVRLSDFRTNEFRGLKGGDEVEPIENNPMIGWRGVSRYISEEYEEGFRLECRALKKVREEYGMTNVWAMLPFVRTTWEVKKVKEIMAEEGLVQDKNFKLWIMAEVPAVVFEAEEFAQLVDGFSIGSNDLTQLVMGADRDSGILNNMGYFDERNEAVKRAISILIKAAHKHGKTISICGQGPSQYPEFAEFLVKEGIDSMSVNPDTVAYTRRLVAAVEKRIILNKIRGL, encoded by the coding sequence ATGACTAAATACAATTATATAAAATGGTTTGATGAAATCGATAAGAATGATATACCAGTTGTAGGAGGAAAAGGAGCAAATTTAGGAGAAATGACACAAAAAGGCGTAGATGTACCACCGGGATTTTGTGTTACAGCAGGTGCTTATAAAGACTTTATAAAACTTGCAAAATTAGAAGATGCTATTAGAGGAAAAATTGAAGGTCTTGATGTTGAAGACTCAGATGAACTTCAAATAAAGGCAGCGGAAATAAGAGATTTAATTAATAGTTCAGAAATGCCAAAAGAAATTAAAGATGAGATCGAAGGAGCTTATGAAGAATTTAGCAAAAAGGTAAAGACTAATAATCCTGAAGTAGCTATAAGAAGTTCTGCAACAGCTGAGGATTTACCAGAAGCTTCTTTTGCAGGTCAACAAGATACTTATCTACACATTAGCGGAAAAGAAGAAGTTTTAAATCATGCAAGAAAATGTTGGGCATCCCTATGGACTGCAAGAGCTATTTATTATAGAACAGAACAAGGTTTTGATCATTTTGATGTAGCACTAAGTGTTGTAGTTCAAAAGATGGTTAACAGTGAAAAATCTGGGGTAATGTTTACTGCAAATCCTGTTAATAACAATAAGAGTGAAATAATAATTAATGCTAGTTGGGGATTAGGAGAAGCAGTAGTATCAGGTTCAGTTACACCAGATGAATATATTGTAAATAAAGATGACAAATCAATTGATGATAAATATATTTCAGAAAAGAAATTAATGATTGTTAAGAAAAAAGATGGTGTTGGCACAGTAGATGTAGATGTAGAAGAATATTTAGGATATGCAAAAGTTAATGAACAATGTTTAACTGATGATGAAATAATAAAATTAGCTGATTATGGTTTAAAAATTGAGAATTTATATGGAAGTCATCAAGATATTGAATGGGGTTTTGATGAAGATACAAAGGAACTATATATACTACAATCAAGACCTATAACAACATTAAAAAGTGAGGAGGAGACAAAACCAGTGACTGAGAAGAATGAAGAATTAAAAATGTTAGTTAGAGGATTACCAGCATCTCCTGGTGTTGCTAGTGGAAAGGTTAAAAATATATTAGATATAAGTGAAATTTCAAGAGTAGAAGATGGGGACGTTTTAGTTACTGTAATGACAAATCCTGATATGGTTCCTGCAATGAAAAGAGCAAGTGCAGTAGTTACAGATGAAGGGGGTAGAACTTGTCATGCAGCTATCGTATCAAGAGAACTTGGAATTCCTTGTATAGTAGGTGCAAAAACAGCAAGTGAAACACTTAAAGAAGGAATGGAAATAACAGTTGACGCATCAAGAGGTGTAGTATATGATGGTATTGTACTACAAGAAAAACAAAAAGATGAAAAATCAGAAGCTGCAGCAGGTTCAGCTGTTGTTAGCGAAGAACTTCTTCAACAATTAGCGCCAGTTACAGCTACAAAAATATATATGAATCTTGGAGAACCATCTTTGATAGGCAGATACAAAAACTTACCATTTGATGGTATAGGACTTATGAGAACTGAATTTATATTTACAAATATGGTTGGAGCTCATCCTATGTATTTGGTTAAGACTGGTCAAGGACAATTACTAATAGATAAGATGTCAGAAGGAATTATGACTGTAGCACAAGAGATTTATCCAAGACCAATGGTAGTAAGATTAAGTGATTTTAGAACAAATGAGTTTAGAGGATTAAAAGGTGGAGATGAAGTAGAACCAATAGAAAACAATCCTATGATTGGATGGAGAGGAGTATCTAGATACATTTCTGAAGAATATGAAGAAGGATTCAGACTTGAATGTAGGGCTCTTAAAAAGGTAAGAGAAGAATATGGAATGACTAATGTTTGGGCAATGCTTCCATTTGTAAGAACAACTTGGGAAGTAAAAAAGGTTAAAGAGATTATGGCTGAAGAAGGATTGGTTCAAGATAAAAACTTTAAACTTTGGATAATGGCAGAAGTTCCTGCAGTAGTATTTGAAGCAGAAGAGTTTGCTCAACTTGTAGATGGATTTAGTATTGGTTCAAATGACTTGACTCAACTTGTTATGGGAGCTGATAGAGATTCAGGTATATTAAACAATATGGGATATTTTGATGAAAGAAATGAAGCTGTTAAGAGAGCAATATCTATACTTATTAAAGCAGCTCATAAACATGGAAAGACTATTTCAATTTGTGGTCAAGGACCATCTCAATACCCAGAGTTTGCAGAGTTCTTAGTAAAAGAAGGAATAGATTCTATGAGCGTTAACCCAGATACAGTAGCATATACAAGAAGATTAGTAGCTGCAGTAGAAAAAAGAATTATTCTAAACAAAATAAGAGGATTATAA